The genome window CGGGCCGAGTTCGGCGTCGTCCTTGAGCTGTTCCTTGATGAAGTACTCCACCGCCTTGACGTCGTGGTTGGTAGTGCGCTCGATCTGCTTGACCCGCGCCGCGTGCTCCACGCCGAAGCCGTCGGCCAACGCGCGCAGGCGCTGCGCCGCCGCCGGCGAAAACGCGGCCAGCTCGCCGATGCCCGGCTCGGCGCCCAGCGCCAGCAGCCATTCGATCTCCACCTTCACCCGCGCCTTGATCAGGCCGTATTCGGAGAAGATCGGCCGCAGGGCGTCGACCTTGCCGGCGTAGCGGCCATCGAGCGGGGACAGGGCGAGCAGGGCGGAATCGGACATGGCGGGGCGGGCGGTGGTGTCGGCGGGGGCGCCATTCTACGTCGGCGCGGCCTCGGCCGGCGCCAGACGCACGCTCACCGCCTGGATGCGGTGCCCGGCCATGCGCTTGACCGTGAACAGGTGCCCGTCCAGCTCCAGGCGCTCGCCTTCCTCGGGCAGGCGCTGCAACCGGTGCACGATCAGCCCGCCGACCGAATTGAGGTGCTCGGGCGCGCGCAGGCCGCGGCCGAGCAGGCGCTCGAGGCGGAAGATCGAGGTCGAGCCGGCGACCAGCACGCTGCCGTCGGCGCCGCGGGTCGGCGCGTCCTTGACCACGTGGGGGTGCTCGTCCTCGATGTCGCCGACCACCACTTCCAGCAGGTCTTCCAGGGTGAAGTAGCCGAGGATGCGGCCGTGCTCGTCCACGCACAGCGCCATGTGCGTGGCGCCGCTGCGGAAGCGCTCCAGCACCAGCGGCACCGGCGTCTCCAGCGCGATCAGGTTGGCCGGGCGCAGCAGCGGGCGCAGGTCGTCGCTGCGGCGGCCACGGGCGATCTCCACCAGCAGGTCCTTCATGTGCAGGATGCCCAGCACCTGCTCGCCGTCGCGGTCGAACCACGGGTAGCGGCTGTAGCGGCTGTCGGCGAACTCGGCCATCACCGCGTCCAGCGCCATGCCCTCGCGGAACCCGCGCAAATGGTCGCGCGCGCGCATCAGATCGCCGGCCACCAGTTCCGGCAGCTCCAGCGCGTGGCTCATCAGGGTCAGTTCGTGATCGGGCGCGGCGCCGGCGGGTTGCTGGCGGCCGACGATCAGCTTCAGTTCCTCGCGCGAATAGCGGTGCGAGGCGTGCTCGACATCGCCCCAGCCCACGGCCTTCAGCAGCCCGTTGGCGCTGGTGTTGAGCAGCCAGATCGCCGGATACATCGCCCAGTAGAACAGGTACAGCGGGGCGGCGGTCCACAGCGACATGCGCTCCGGGCGGCGGATCGCCATCGACTTGGGGGCCAGTTCGCCGAGCACGATGTGCAGGAACGAGATCACGCTGAAGGCGATGATGAAGGCGCTCAGGCGCGCCGCCTCCTCGCTCAGCCCCAGCAGGTCGAACAGCGGCTGCAGCAGGTGCGCGAAGGCCGGCTCGCCGACCCAGCCCAGGCCCAGCGAGGACAGGGTGATGCCGAGCTGGCAGGCCGACAGGTAGGCGTCGAGGTGACCGTGCACGTTGAGCAGCAGGCGGCCACGCCAGCCGTGATGCTCAGCCAGGCCCACGGCCTGGGTGTGGCGCAGCTTGACCAGGGCGAACTCGGCGGCGACGAAGAAGCCGTTGAGCAGCACCAGCAGCATCGCCAGTGCCAGCAGCAGGAGGTTGCCGATCATCTGCGTTCCC of Xanthomonas sacchari contains these proteins:
- a CDS encoding hemolysin family protein gives rise to the protein MIGNLLLLALAMLLVLLNGFFVAAEFALVKLRHTQAVGLAEHHGWRGRLLLNVHGHLDAYLSACQLGITLSSLGLGWVGEPAFAHLLQPLFDLLGLSEEAARLSAFIIAFSVISFLHIVLGELAPKSMAIRRPERMSLWTAAPLYLFYWAMYPAIWLLNTSANGLLKAVGWGDVEHASHRYSREELKLIVGRQQPAGAAPDHELTLMSHALELPELVAGDLMRARDHLRGFREGMALDAVMAEFADSRYSRYPWFDRDGEQVLGILHMKDLLVEIARGRRSDDLRPLLRPANLIALETPVPLVLERFRSGATHMALCVDEHGRILGYFTLEDLLEVVVGDIEDEHPHVVKDAPTRGADGSVLVAGSTSIFRLERLLGRGLRAPEHLNSVGGLIVHRLQRLPEEGERLELDGHLFTVKRMAGHRIQAVSVRLAPAEAAPT